One Phalacrocorax aristotelis chromosome 10, bGulAri2.1, whole genome shotgun sequence genomic region harbors:
- the CHST12 gene encoding carbohydrate sulfotransferase 12 — translation MTKARLLRLSVVLVSIFMILLIIVYWDNVGTAHFYLHTSFSRPHSPGAIPGITAGEDWEALPDVDEFLAKLLSSSLKQNSSIPRKTEQLLIQGSNKPVVSNLEENVRGYDWSTHNDRNSLDQEKLQIERQRTLREFCANSSFTFPTKERSFDDIPNYELNHLIVDDRHGIIYCYVPKVACTNWKRVMIVLSESLLDQGVPYRNPLDIPREHVHNTSTHLTFNKFWRRYGKFSRHLMKIKLKKYTKFLFVRDPFVRLISAFRSKFELENEEFYRRFAIPMLKLYSNHTNLPTSVSEAFGAGLKVSFSDFIQYLLDPRTEKMAPFNEHWRQVYRLCHPCQIDYDFIGKLETLDEDAAYLLQLLKVDRLLRFPPSYRNRTASSWEDNWFAKIPQAWRQQLYKLYEADFVLFGYPKPENLLKD, via the coding sequence ATGACCAAAGCACGGCTCCTCCGTCTCTCTGTGGTGCTGGTCTCCATCTTCATGATCCTCCTGATCATTGTGTACTGGGACAACGTGGGAACGGCTCACTTCTACCTGCATACATCCTTCTCCAGGCCTCATTCCCCGGGAGCCATCCCTGGTATCACGGCAGGTGAAGACTGGGAAGCCTTGCCAGATGTAGATGAATTTCTGGCAAAGCTGCTTAGTTCGAGCCTGAAACAGAATAGCTCTATCCCCCGAAAGACAGAGCAGCTACTCATCCAGGGCTCCAACAAGCCTGTGGTGAGCAATTTGGAGGAGAATGTGCGGGGCTACGACTGGTCTACACACAATGACAGAAACAGCCTGGACCAAGAGAAACTGCAGATAGAGAGGCAGAGAACGTTGCGTGAGTTTTGTGCCAATTCCAGCTTCACCTTCCCCACCAAGGAGCGCTCCTTTGATGACATCCCAAACTATGAGCTCAATCACCTGATTGTGGATGACCGCCATGGCATCATCTACTGTTATGTCCCCAAGGTGGCCTGCACCAACTGGAAACGCGTGATGATTGTGCTAAGTGAGAGTCTGCTGGACCAGGGGGTCCCATACCGGAACCCTCTGGATATACCCCGGGAGCACGTCCACAACACCAGCACCCACTTGACCTTCAACAAATTCTGGCGCCGTTATGGGAAGTTCTCCCGGCACCTCATGAAGATCAAGCTGAAGAAGTACACTAAGTTCCTCTTTGTACGAGACCCTTTTGTCCGCCTCATCTCTGCCTTTCGCAGCAAATTTGAGCTGGAGAACGAGGAGTTCTACCGGCGTTTTGCCATCCCCATGCTAAAGCTGTACTCCAACCATACCAACCTTCCCACCTCTGTTAGCGAGGCCTTTGGGGCAGGCCTCAAAGTCTCCTTTTCTGACTTCATCCAGTACTTACTGGATCCCAGGACAGAGAAGATGGCCCCCTTCAATGAGCACTGGAGGCAGGTTTACCGTCTGTGCCATCCGTGCCAGATAGACTATGATTTCATCGGAAAGCTGGAGACGCTGGATGAGGACGCTGCTTATCTATTGCAGCTCCTCAAAGTGGACAGGCTTCTTCGCTTCCCCCCCAGCTACCGGAACAGGactgccagcagctgggaagaTAACTGGTTTGCCAAAATCCCACAGGCTTGGAGGCAGCAGCTCTACAAGCTTTATGAAGCAGATTTTGTACTCTTTGGCTACCCCAAGCCAGAAAACTTGCTTAAAGACTAA